A stretch of the Bradyrhizobium arachidis genome encodes the following:
- a CDS encoding ABC transporter substrate-binding protein, producing MRRREIIAVLGSAALAWPLSAYTQQMRIVPRVGILWIAPEPVVTPFHEAFRQELRDLGYIEGQTIVIEARFAGGKIEALQGLAEELVRLKADVIVAPSTPAVWTLKQATKSIPIVMANVSDPVGFGFVASLREPGGNITGFSNLMVEQVGKTVELAKEAIPNLVLLAVMVNSAAPDSELVLKETQLAAQTLKFEVVSVEARVPDQLEGAVARASGARADALLVSTIEGMFFANRNRIIEAAAKHRLPAVFAAPPYGLTSAGALLTYGANTPDLLRRSATYVDKILKGVKPAELPVQQPVKFELGVNLKSANALGLTIPTSILLRADEVIE from the coding sequence GATTGTACCGCGCGTCGGAATTCTGTGGATCGCTCCCGAGCCTGTGGTGACACCATTCCACGAGGCGTTTCGTCAAGAATTGCGCGACCTCGGCTATATCGAGGGCCAGACGATCGTCATTGAGGCACGATTCGCGGGCGGCAAGATTGAGGCGTTGCAGGGCCTCGCAGAAGAGTTGGTGCGCCTCAAGGCCGACGTGATCGTGGCGCCGTCTACCCCCGCCGTGTGGACTCTGAAACAAGCGACGAAGTCAATCCCGATCGTCATGGCAAACGTCTCCGATCCGGTCGGGTTCGGTTTCGTCGCGAGCCTTCGTGAGCCCGGCGGTAACATCACCGGGTTCTCGAACCTGATGGTCGAGCAGGTCGGTAAGACCGTCGAGCTGGCCAAGGAGGCGATCCCGAACCTCGTCCTACTCGCGGTCATGGTGAACTCGGCGGCTCCGGATTCAGAGCTCGTGCTGAAGGAGACCCAGTTGGCGGCCCAAACCCTCAAGTTCGAAGTGGTGTCCGTTGAGGCGCGGGTGCCGGATCAACTCGAAGGTGCTGTCGCACGGGCAAGCGGCGCGCGGGCCGATGCGCTGCTGGTCTCGACAATTGAGGGCATGTTCTTCGCCAATCGCAATCGTATCATCGAGGCGGCGGCAAAACATCGCTTGCCAGCCGTCTTCGCCGCGCCACCCTACGGGCTCACCTCCGCGGGCGCTCTTCTGACATACGGTGCGAACACACCCGACCTACTTCGGCGCTCCGCCACCTACGTCGACAAGATTCTGAAAGGCGTGAAGCCAGCCGAACTTCCAGTCCAGCAACCAGTTAAATTTGAACTTGGTGTCAACCTGAAGAGCGCCAACGCACTGGGGCTGACGATCCCTACGTCGATTTTGCTGCGCGCCGACGAGGTGATCGAGTGA